TGAAGCATAGATAATTATGATGActttggatatctcgaagttgTTTCTCATCCTCATCAAGTTTGATATAATGAGGTTGGACTGTATGTGGTTTTGATCAGTATaaatactttgaatatatttattttgaagGATGTCCGGTTGGAGAGTTTTTGGGAGAAACAGACCTGTGTGATCCTGTTTATGCGACGATTTGGATGACCTACATGTCGCCTCCACATAAAGGAGGTTTCTAGCATTCATCCACGCCTGGAGGCCAACAATATTCGCTTTGTTGGAATCGGTGTGGAGCAGTTGGGGGTGGAGGACTTTGTCAAAGGAGAATTTTTTAGTGGAGGttaatacatataaattcaATACTCTCAAAATAGAAAGGATGAAAAGCATTAAAAATTACGTATTGTGGTAACTGATGTGATCCACCAAATACAAGTGTCACATGCGAGGgcatcattaatatttttcctAATTAAGACAGGGATGAGAATGAGAGAATTTTGTAATCTAAATCAGTGCTAGTTTTAATATATCACACTggattatgtatatatagaaaatacatggATTAGATCTTTAGAAAATTAGTTAGATTACTCTTGTTTCCAATAAGAAATGTTGACTTTATGatacattattattatattatatataatccataaaataatgtagaaaaatcTACACATTAAGTATTAGTATaataagaataaaataaaaaaaacgtCTGAAGAACTAAAGAAAATAGTTGAGTTTATACTCAATCAGCTCTGTGACTCACACTCACAGAtaagattttaattagattgtgacaCAAACTCAtagatatgattttaattagattgtgacaCAAACTCAtagatatgattttaattagattgtgataCAAACTCAtagatatgattttaattagattgtgacaCAAACTCAtagatatgattttaattagattgtgacaCAAACTCAcagatatgattttaattagattgtgacgCAAACTCAtagatatgattttaattagattgtgacaCAAACTCAtagatatgattttaattagattgtgacaCAAACTCAcagatatgattttaattagattgtgacaCAAACTCAtagatatgattttaattagattgtgacaCAAACTCAcagatatgattttaattagattgtgacaCAAACTCAcagatatgattttaattagattgtgacaCACACTCAcagatatgattttaattagattgtgacaCAAACTCAcagatatgattttaattagattgtgacaCAAACTCAcagatatgattttaattagattgtgacaCAAACTCAcagatatgattttaattagattgtgacaCACACTCAcagatatgattttaattagattgtggcACACACTCacagatctgattttaattagattgtgtcacagatatgattttaattagattgtgtcacagatatgattttaattagattgtgactCACACTCACACATGATTTATGAATAAACTTTTATCTTGTAGAGTTGTACATCGACCTGAAAAAGCAGTGCTACAAAGACTTAGGATTCAGGAGGTGATGAACTTGATACTTTTGCTGATCATTTGATTGGTGTGATTTCTATATTTAGAAAGTACAATGTAGTTATGTTCTTAAGTCACattcaaacatacatgtacctacattgATTTCTTAAAGTAGTGATAACTCTGAGCATATAACTACCAGTATTTATTTCTGAGCATGTAAGTAAATGTCAATTCATTTGCCATGTATATGTATTGCTACATGCATTCCGTCTGTTTGAAttaagacttttaaagatttataagaaaaatattaattattttacatgtttttttctcttttaaagatttataagaaaaatattaattattttacatgtttttttctctttcagaCTAAATATATTCTCTGGAATAGGGGCATTGTTTGCAAAGACAACGAGAGATGGTCTTGCAAAGGTAATGTTTTCATAAATAGGCAAATCATTATAAGCAACGTTTTCTTGTCTTTGGTACTCATATTTTGGCTTGCTTCAAATACATAGTATTGTCAGTTTTGATATTACAAATTACAAcgtatttttcacaattttggtaaatagTATCATAATCACCACAATTAATGCCAAAATGTGATGCTCTCATAAGGTATTTTTAAAGGGGgcctccatggccgagtggttagagcatcacgctcaaagtCACACGGCCTCACACCTCTGGTTGACGCGGGTTCAAATCTTGATCACGCTGGTAAGTgtgaaagtttcccagtttacttgtggaaggtcggtggtctcttcccaggtacattgtatctgggttctctcttccacgaataaaaactgggcgccaccagataatttaaaaattgttgagtgtggcggaaaacagcaaaacgaTTGTAGGGTTTTTACATTTGAAATATGTACAATAAGTGTTGAatggtacatgtagatgtttatATGTATCAAGAATTTAAGATACACTTATAAAGTTCCTTGATATCGTTTTTGTTGGAGCTCTCAAGGTTGTATACTTTAGTCACTTTTTCAGATAATGTTAAAATTATTGCACTTTCAGTCCCTAAATGATAGTTAAAAGGAAAGGCAActctaaccacattgttgcttttctGAAccaagtattacttactgataacgtaaatgacagtctttgaCAACAATAATCCTTGCTTgacgattaaatcaatattaatctgtcatatattttaaattacccgccgctaagagagcagccattgaagtttaattcatGACGTCATACCATCAGTTCCagtctatttcatcagcagcagtGTAAatatgacaagtcacgaacagttaagtttggagtcaTATAGATTTTAGCCCATTCTTTTGCAAGAAggaattgagaaaagaagacattTATttgagtcgcagaccaggcagatggtacacatttcttcataccaatgtctcgaacctcatcTTGTCATTACTCAAATGATGGATCCTCcgtttacatagtcttttcttttcagatgacttgatTGGGTCACTGACAGGAATTTGAAGAGAAAAAcctttttcacatctccccttttACATTAGTGCAATTAGAAGGCATCAAcctctttatttaaaaaatctaccACATGTACATCTTTGATGACCTTAGAATCTTATCAAAACTGGAACAGATGGTGTAACATGAAaagtattgatttttgtggtcttgaatacaaaagagttccataTCATGGCAGctagcctctatagatggcgggaatttcaattttgaacattttcaattagtACTCGGAAACTGATCTAGTCTGTATTTCATCAGATTAGtatgacaattttttattatataattaatcctatcatttatcatgtaaatattttttgggttgccttcccctttaataTTCAGATACACATTTATTTTACTCACCAGGCTAAGGAACAGAACATCGATGGAAACATGAAAGGGGACGGATTTCAAAATGGAGGGGCCCTTATTGTTAAGGCTGGTAAGTTAATTCTACCAAACATAGAATAAAGTCCATAGGAAAAATTTGAAGTGGATTTTTAAGGATGCAATGATCCATTTCCATCTTTTTATCTCAGAGTCATGTATTTCCCTATATGGGTTGTAATAATTATAAAAGCGACGAACTAGAAGAGTAGAATAAATTATCGACAAAATATACTGAACATGATTGTATAATGTACTAGTTTGGCAATTTTCTTGAAAAGCAAACAGTTTTTCACTTTTACCAAATGAATGATTGCAACATATCTGAGGTAAAAGCAAGCATATCATCTCCATGAAGATTTGCTTCTGTAATCAAACCTTGATCAAAGTGAAACTGATTCCcatattattttgaaatactaACCCTACTCTAAACAGATGTACTTTGTActtattaattacatgtatttcattaagGTGGGACAGAAGTGATATACAGCTATAAGCAAGAGGATCCCAGTATTTATGTTAGTCCCAATGACATCCTGAAGGCCCTGGGGTTAGCGGAGAACACAGAGGAATCAAAGGTGGAGGAGGCCTCAGGAGGAGGATGATCTTAGTGGATGCTTGTGTCGAGTCTCCTTAATCAGGGAAATACAAGGGGATTCCACAAGCATTGTTCTCTGTACATTGTAGCGATTCACATGCAGCACCAAGTGTTGGGGAAATGCAGGAGGGAAAGTTAATTCTGGATATCTCAAAATTCCATATCAGGATCATTGTGGTATTTCCACTTTCAGTATCACTGTGGTCTTTCCACTTTCAGTATCACTGTGGTTTCCACTTTCAGAATCACTGTGGTCTTTCCACTTTCAGTATCATTGTGGTCTTTCCACTTTCAGTTTTGATAGTTCATGGGAATTCATGAACTTTGTTGAAGTTTCACAAGTTTAAAAGGTTTaattgtaaatatgaaattaaagcACAGTTTGGGGGGAACAAAATCCCCCGTTTCCTTATCTATTTCATACCCttgttaagaaaaaaaaaaaagactccATCACATTTTGTAGAAAGCACTATTGGGGTATAAACTGCATTGCCAATTTGATCAGTGTAATGCTACCTGTCCTCTAATTGTTTATAGGTACTGGCATTTTCTGAAACAGAGGCACAAGCTATGAATCCTTTTGTGTCTTAATAGAAAATGTGCATCGTTagctgtttgtattttttcacattttggTGCTAGTAGTAGATGTGTATTAATGAACTTTGATGCATGTAatccatttacaaaatcaggtTTTACTGTGTGATATTAATACTGTTCTATACATTTCATACTGAATTTCATGTCAGAGGATCATGCTTTGGAAATTTTTTTCACTcaattgtttaatatttttaaacagCTGAAAGTTGAAATACATTTCCATATATACATTAGACTAAAGTTTTCAACCTTGGTAAATGGTTGTTGAgcaattcagtttttaaaaatgatcgTTTTATAGGAATGTATTTTTATGTCAGACATATAGTATACACCAcacttatatcgcttggggCCTAATCACTATAGATATATATActcttatatatatagtaattaggccccaagcgatataagtgCCTGTGGTATACACATGTAAATCTATCGGGAAATTAGAAATCAATACATGGGGTACTGATGATAAAGGCAGATTTGTCTGATGATGGACTGATGACGTTACTGACCAGTAACCCGGAAACTGGGAGGTCAATAATCGAGAAAGTATCCATCCACAAACCTGTCCTTATCATCAGTAGATGATGTGGAGAAACAACACATCCAGACATCATTTCACTTGTGTCAATCATGAAATGCAGTAGTGtacatttttttccccataaatTTGATATAGTAGAATTGTATTATGTATGTGCcttaaatattacaatttctcatattttgtattctcattttcaatatttatattttttattaaaactctTGCATAACTTTCCATATACACATAATTATGATCATGAGGACATAACATTTTGGAAACAAAAGCACATCATTTAATTCATGAGTTGTGCAAATATTCAATGTACATGCAACTTAATGGGAAAGTAAATGGACGTATGAAGTCATAATCTCAAACTGACTTACACGAAAGTGGTTATGATGGAAGGGGTTTCATTTTGTACTTTGCCATCAAGATTCATTTACAGAGAAAACATTCCACAGATAAAGAAATCTCCATTTCTTgtgtacatttattttgtattgtccTTAAACATCTCCAGACGGGGGAAAGTTATgctacacatgtatgtatgtaaataaatatatgtacataaattcAGTTTTGACATTTTATTTTACGTCCATGATTGTGATCATGATGCGTGTCTTTGGAATCATACCAAAATTTATCATTCAGTAAGTCAGGTATTTCACCGTGCAATGCAGGCATACTTGcttcatttttatataaacGGTTTTTGtctgaaatattaaataatAATATCAAAGTTAAGTGGAAGGGTGGGGTGTGTTTAGGTGTTAGTTTGAGCAAACGATGGTCttttgtaattatgttgtaCGCGAATTTAAAACTAGAAAGTTTCAGGAAACGGTTAGTAtgtactttacatgtatttccaatTTTGGATCCATTGAGGGTTATGCAATGATAATGTGATACACGAGAGGATATCCACGTCAGTTAATTTCAATTACTATAGTGATGCATACCCGCCATCTTGCgataatactacatgtatttcttttgcCAAAGCATCGCTATACATATCCGCCATACTATTTCTTTTACCAAAGAATTCCGATatgtaacaccccccccccccccaaaaaaaaaccccacacccctttcatcagaaaatgtTGCTAAAAAtaaggtaaaaataacacattttgagaatgGACCccttttgaaaaccaaaatgaatggtagatcccccccccccttaaaaaaatTCCTGAAACCGCACCTGGGACAGGCCTTTTCCTAGTCCGTTGGACATTATCACtgtaacgatagaacattctatctaacgCCGCTATACTCCTGatatagaacattctatctaacgCCGCTATACTCctgatagaacattctatctaacaCCGCTATACTCctgatagaacattctatctaacaCCGCTATACTCctgatagaacattctatctaacgCCGCTATACTCctgatagaacattctatctaacaCCGCTATACTCCTGATAATTGCCAGAGGCCATACTTCTAAAATAATACTTGTATCAAGAATTTAACCATGgtgtaatttgttttaaatgatttattttgtaaagatcatatgacaaaatgaaaaacatcaCGTGTTCACACTTACATTCACATGAACGAGACATCAGAAAATCTACACAAGTAGATGCACTGCATTATGCACTGCCAGATGACAATAACTAGTTGGAACAAATGGAAGActctttttaaaacaatttttaaaaaaatacaatgtGTAAAACAAGTTcccaatatatacatgtataaatgaattACAGGGATTAGAACaaaagtttaagaaataaaaaacaattttcaccATACGATAATGAAAAAAACATTTGCATTGTACAGAAAGACGGAAATTAAGTTTACTGACCAAACTGTAAATAAGATGCtacagtacccccccccccccatgtttAAACATACAAGAGGTCCACATGTCTTATTGGTCACCTGGATACTTGTTAAAAGCATCACTAGTCCTATTAACCCAAGAGCAATGCAACCTAGAAAAGGTTTCCtgtctaagctaaattctaatattcagcaacagtataaaacaagatgtgttcttataacttcactgccctcaaaagtgcatacactgatgaaaaggttcacataatatatgtattaattaacataaaacgatatgactaatttggacacAAACTTGAGTCAAAAAGCACTACCTGCTCTTTATAAATATCGATCTTgtttcaatagcactaaagaagatgttatttaagtgttttacacataaacactataaacccagtttggccccgccctgaggtcagaacccctaccacagggataatgaaatttacaattttggtagaggccttgctgctctacatcactaatttttcttacacatgtgcaatTGCAGAGaagaaaacttttgaaaattggtaaatgtTTTGGCAATTTTTGCTCAGGCCCTTGGGGTGCAggtgtcctgaaatttacaatttatgttccccttgtccaaaagatgcttcatcccaagtttgaaaagaattggaaaagcagttatcaagaagttaaaaatgttcaattgataacgcacgacgacggacgacaaccaatttcAAATGGAAAAATGGAATATATACACATCAATGAAAGGCACACTTCAATAATCtaataccaatatatatatcatcatttACAACACGGGAATATTGAGCAAACACATGTACAGTTACACTTATCAATATAGGCAATCTAATTAAAGAATGCCATTgtatctaattttgattatatatatatatatagagagagagagagagagagagagagagagaggcgtAATCTACTTTGAAATCTGACAGTATGGACACTATCGACGGGGAGGGAGTTCATTTAAACAAATCCCTGTCCTTGGAATTTACACAACAACAATCAAATAATAAATGCAAAATGACTTAAATTTTATGGCTTGGGTTATAGAATTCTGTATTCTACATGCAATATATCAATCTTTCAGCAATAGTAAAGTCCAACCTAAGCGACATATTTGCCTGTGATCTATGCTATAAAAACCCAAACCTGTTCGTAACACAAAATTAAAGaactgtggaatcatcattgttcgtggggaaACGATGTTCGTGGATTTTGTGGGTCATTCATACCtacgaatttacgtgtcctcgaactttttttatttaaaccaCGTTATCTCTCCTTGTGACATCGTATTGCTTAACCACGAAATCCAGCAAAActttgcttacccacgaacattgcCCCCACGAAtaaaaatgattccacagtatttcaGAGCAGACCGTTCCATTCACATTTGATTTGCACCATATGCCTCGTCAGAGGGAGCGGAATGGGGTCGTTCCAGACCGAGTCTTGGGACGGTGGACTTTCACATTGGCTTGGGACGATGGACTTTCACATTGGCTTGGGACGGTGCGTGGATTTTCACTTGTCGGACTTCCCTATCTCCTGACTTGCTGATATTCAATAGGTCCTCCTTGTCCTTTGAATTCACCGAACTGATTTTGAATAATATTCAGCCACACCACGTCATTATATTATGTACATGGTATTGTAGGATTACTATTGGATTTAGTAATTAAATACACAGTACAATGGGGACTTTCGAAGATCACACAGGTAGTTATTGTTTACATAATCTGACGGTACATAAGTGTAAACATCTATGTTCTTGGGAAAAAAATTGTTCGAAtaaaattttgacaaaaaattTTACGAAACAAAATACGATactctaaatgaaaataaaggaTGATATATTTCTTGAACATTGGTACCTGGGAAAATAACGAAAGAAACAGATATATGTAGTGTCCTATGTACTATATCACTCATAACCCGTAAAACCGACAAATCCTACAGAATCTGTCACATTGTGACACGATCACAGAGCCATTTTGTAGTCATTGGTCTCTGACGCCACTTGAATGTTTGAACCCAGGAATTTTCCATCTACATTCCACGTGACGCACAGTGAGTGTCCCGGCACAGTCGGGTTTCCAGCGTCATTAGTCAATCAGTAAGTTCATGAACTCCACAGATACAAGGAATACTATTCCTAGGGAAAAAAAGTTCGGTACAATGTGAAGTGTGTGAATGTGACAAATTAAATCACTTTATtatgatgaatattttttttcatagttAATCTGCAAATGTTTAACTTTTATGATGAGGTCTTTTATCACCCCTCCAATATAATATTAGTAGTGAATTACGTATGCATAataacaacataaaaaaaaaaccaccaccaaaaaaaaaagggcGAAATGAACCAGGGATGAAAATAGTTCAGCATACAGTTTTGACTTGCACTATGGTAAGCGGTAACCACAAACACCGAAAGTATGGATAGCGTGCATAGATATGATGCACATAAACCCACCAACCCccgtaaaacaataaaatatagatatgaatACAATTTCTCAAAAACATGTGATATAATTTCCCCACCATTCACCTTCATAAATcattctgaatagtcagtttgaTAAACTTTCTATAAGCTTTTAAGATGACCGCTTTTGAGCAgtcttaaatacatgtacataggctATAGCCTAGATAGATAAATACCCCGTATATTAGTAtggtggtcatctcaaaagcttatcAAACAGAAAAGACAAAGACTCTCTTACCGGTTAAAACTGCACGATTTGTTGATTGGGAGTTGGATTTGCCGGATTGAGAATCAAACTCCGATGATGGGATGGATAAACAATCATCCAGGTTACCTTAAATCAAAACCATCAAAATCTGCATTTAAGTTAGGAACTTccaaatacaaaaacaaa
Above is a genomic segment from Ostrea edulis chromosome 3, xbOstEdul1.1, whole genome shotgun sequence containing:
- the LOC125676318 gene encoding prostamide/prostaglandin F synthase-like, which translates into the protein PTCRLHIKEVSSIHPRLEANNIRFVGIGVEQLGVEDFVKGEFFSGELYIDLKKQCYKDLGFRRLNIFSGIGALFAKTTRDGLAKAKEQNIDGNMKGDGFQNGGALIVKAGGTEVIYSYKQEDPSIYVSPNDILKALGLAENTEESKVEEASGGG